The proteins below come from a single Fretibacterium sp. OH1220_COT-178 genomic window:
- the tsaD gene encoding tRNA (adenosine(37)-N6)-threonylcarbamoyltransferase complex transferase subunit TsaD: MIGGGPLGAEALTLGIETSCDDTGVALIRGERTVVAELLSSQIRDHARFGGVVPEFAARKHLENLLPLVDSVLRTANVSGKDLGLIAVTRGPGLMGSLMVGVQAARALSQAWGVPVIGVNHLEGHLFAPMVDADDLRPPFLSLIVSGGHTEIVRVDALGRYALLGETRDDAAGEAYDKAARVMGLPYPGGPEIDRMAREGDPGAFDFPVPLEHTKEIEFSFSGLKTALLWQVKRLNEEGRELPLPDLCASFQRAVTKALIAKVSLAVRKTGIRSVTVSGGVAANSALRTALTHSREARRWRAWLPGFGRCTDNAVMIAAAGRNAWNRGVRSPKDLTPDPSLGIGGTD; this comes from the coding sequence ATGATCGGCGGCGGACCGCTCGGCGCGGAGGCGCTGACGCTGGGCATCGAGACGAGCTGCGACGACACGGGGGTCGCCCTGATCCGCGGGGAGCGCACGGTCGTCGCCGAACTGCTCTCCAGCCAGATTCGGGATCATGCCCGGTTCGGCGGCGTGGTCCCCGAGTTCGCGGCGCGCAAGCACCTGGAGAACCTGCTCCCCCTCGTCGACTCCGTCCTGCGCACCGCAAACGTCTCGGGAAAGGATCTGGGCCTGATCGCCGTAACCCGAGGCCCCGGCCTGATGGGCTCGCTGATGGTGGGGGTCCAGGCGGCGCGAGCCCTCTCCCAGGCGTGGGGCGTCCCCGTGATCGGCGTCAACCATCTGGAGGGGCACCTCTTCGCCCCGATGGTCGACGCGGACGACCTGCGCCCGCCCTTTCTGTCCCTGATCGTCTCGGGAGGCCATACGGAGATCGTCCGCGTGGACGCCCTGGGACGTTACGCACTGTTGGGCGAGACACGCGACGACGCGGCGGGAGAGGCCTACGACAAGGCCGCCCGGGTGATGGGGCTCCCCTACCCCGGCGGCCCGGAGATCGACCGCATGGCGCGCGAGGGGGACCCCGGCGCCTTCGATTTTCCCGTGCCCCTCGAGCACACGAAGGAGATCGAGTTCAGCTTCAGCGGGCTGAAGACGGCCCTGCTCTGGCAGGTGAAGCGGCTGAACGAAGAGGGACGCGAGCTTCCTCTCCCCGACCTCTGTGCCTCGTTCCAGCGGGCTGTGACGAAGGCCCTGATCGCCAAGGTGAGCCTGGCCGTCCGCAAGACGGGCATCCGGTCGGTCACGGTGTCCGGCGGAGTGGCGGCCAACAGCGCCCTGCGGACGGCGCTGACGCACTCCAGGGAGGCCCGGCGGTGGCGCGCCTGGCTCCCCGGTTTTGGCCGATGCACGGACAATGCCGTCATGATCGCGGCGGCGGGCCGCAATGCGTGGAATCGGGGCGTCCGCAGCCCGAAGGACCTGACGCCCGACCCGTCGCTTGGGATCGGGGGGACGGACTGA
- a CDS encoding helix-turn-helix domain-containing protein — protein sequence MPFREFIGNNPYLGFFRTNDLTVIVSRRPVSMLPASYRHESVQFFIALSPVHGGSRDGRPIFVPGGTVYPVNGSQSHAVTEPIPNVSFISLYFRYPFFQKMCRTLRGSPDTEFENGLIEYDAELKGLMHAFFREYGGGRRGNPYIGSDVMIGSIVTQLAVSLIRRLRFTAAPAQEPQGASEMERAVEHLNENPAPCTLSELSRMVNVNRFTVLRKFREHTGVTPHQFQMTVRIHRAMDILKDPHLPIAEVGELCGFSNPSHFARVFRKKTGLSPTEYRRQFLSDMARRQSKAPQKVNNGTANGQ from the coding sequence GTGCCGTTTCGGGAATTCATCGGGAACAACCCTTATCTGGGCTTTTTCAGGACGAACGACCTGACCGTCATCGTAAGCCGCAGGCCAGTCTCAATGTTGCCGGCCTCCTACAGGCACGAGAGCGTCCAGTTTTTCATCGCTCTTTCGCCGGTGCACGGCGGGTCCCGGGACGGACGGCCGATCTTCGTCCCCGGCGGAACCGTCTATCCCGTCAACGGCAGCCAGTCCCATGCGGTGACCGAGCCGATCCCCAACGTCTCGTTCATCAGCCTCTATTTCAGATATCCCTTCTTCCAAAAGATGTGCCGCACCCTGCGCGGCAGCCCCGACACGGAGTTCGAGAACGGCCTGATCGAGTACGACGCCGAGCTCAAGGGGCTGATGCACGCGTTCTTTCGCGAGTACGGCGGAGGGCGGAGGGGCAATCCCTACATCGGCTCCGACGTGATGATCGGCAGCATCGTCACGCAGCTCGCGGTGTCCCTCATTCGCCGCCTGCGCTTCACCGCGGCGCCCGCCCAGGAACCGCAGGGCGCCTCGGAAATGGAGCGGGCCGTCGAGCATCTGAACGAGAACCCCGCCCCCTGCACCCTCTCGGAGCTCTCCCGAATGGTCAACGTGAATCGGTTCACCGTCCTGCGCAAGTTCCGCGAGCATACGGGCGTCACGCCCCACCAGTTTCAGATGACGGTCCGCATCCACAGGGCCATGGATATCCTGAAGGACCCTCATTTGCCTATCGCCGAGGTCGGCGAACTCTGCGGTTTCTCCAACCCCAGCCACTTCGCGCGCGTATTCCGAAAAAAAACCGGGCTCTCCCCCACCGAATACCGCAGACAATTTCTCTCTGACATGGCACGTCGGCAATCCAAGGCCCCTCAAAAAGTCAACAACGGAACAGCAAATGGGCAATAA